Proteins encoded by one window of Roseibium sp. Sym1:
- a CDS encoding ParB N-terminal domain-containing protein → MSAYQSIKISLIDIPDGRLRDVDPDWADCLAGMFAEVGQKTPIDVVANGKRFFLVAGAHRLEAAKRAKWREIEARILEPSTEHAADELRLHEILENLGRKDLNALERCEALSELKRVYEALHPDSKNGGDRKSQVARNKRKNQNEIFSFCSSAAETTGLTTRSVQIAVAIFHGLSQQTRERLKGTPFAEKQSDLKALSDLAPEVQAKVLDLILGELPKARTIGDALLILDGRDPETATDRVLRSACDNLSKLPRASRMVVFKLHRKEIVELVKREGWLDG, encoded by the coding sequence GTGAGCGCGTATCAGTCCATCAAAATCTCCTTGATCGATATCCCGGACGGACGGCTTCGGGACGTGGACCCGGATTGGGCCGATTGCCTTGCCGGCATGTTCGCTGAGGTCGGTCAGAAAACACCCATCGATGTTGTTGCGAACGGCAAACGCTTTTTTCTAGTTGCGGGCGCCCACCGGTTGGAAGCCGCCAAACGCGCCAAGTGGCGCGAGATCGAAGCTCGCATCCTGGAACCATCGACCGAACACGCTGCCGACGAACTGCGCCTTCACGAGATCCTGGAAAACCTCGGGCGCAAGGACCTCAACGCTCTTGAGCGGTGCGAAGCGCTGAGCGAACTGAAGCGGGTCTATGAAGCACTGCATCCTGACAGCAAGAATGGCGGAGACCGAAAAAGCCAAGTTGCTAGAAATAAACGGAAAAATCAGAACGAAATTTTTTCGTTCTGTTCTTCAGCGGCAGAAACCACTGGGCTCACAACACGATCTGTTCAGATTGCGGTTGCCATTTTTCACGGCCTCTCCCAGCAAACTCGCGAACGCCTCAAAGGCACGCCTTTCGCCGAAAAACAATCCGACCTGAAAGCGCTCTCGGATCTCGCCCCCGAAGTCCAGGCGAAGGTCCTGGACCTCATCCTGGGTGAGCTCCCTAAAGCCAGAACCATCGGTGACGCGTTGCTGATACTCGACGGCCGCGACCCGGAAACCGCCACCGATCGGGTGTTGCGATCCGCGTGCGACAATCTCAGCAAGCTCCCGAGAGCAAGCCGGATGGTGGTCTTCAAGCTCCACCGCAAGGAGATCGTCGAGCTGGTCAAACGGGAGGGCTGGCTCGATGGCTAG
- a CDS encoding DDE-type integrase/transposase/recombinase, with protein MKLWLTAQEIADLRLEGFPTSKRGVQLIAAREHWADSRLARKREGREGGGGLEYHMNLLPHTQRLDYAATFVLIEQQDYCTETSRNLTTRERNTRDAKLVVLKVADRFKRSCELTTSPSDDLFAELYEDGKVPVPEWVRHLVKRLSGRTLARWRKDMRTDINRLAHDPSKARKGTGVLDTAEGGQLRAYCLALYVSNQFLSAKHIRTTAIAKFGETVLVETAKGQVRKKMPPLRTFQNALKTWKEQDRNALLKITDPDAYKSRVRFAASGANRVDRLNERWEIDASPSDVMTTDGRMNIYVAIDLYSRRTIILVTSTPRASAVGLLIRKCLIAWGVPELIKTDNGSDFAAHATVRLLDALGIEQDFSAPYSPEQKGTVERVIGTFQRDCAATLPGFVGHSVADRKIIEARKAFSARLGTDDAKLFNVTLSALELQREADRWAEEQYAHTPHEGLKRKTPFEVAARWSGPIRAVGDLAALDVLLAPVAGQDGKRRVTNQGIRIDGEFYYTGDVMPGRDVLVRHDLEDLGRVWLFEPDGETYLGQAVNPALAGLDPAATIAQVRAKQKALEDGALADIRKQKRLITPRTVAEAQRAAYQSNADILSFPKLTEKHETAKTQAAAAVKAKRAPKPLSEAEQKMMAQLGTSSARSAKVQPIRQKETAEDRFGRAKRFEARITKGESLSDQDALWLTGYQAGPEYRARNLLWQEDQSREGRVPPA; from the coding sequence ATGAAACTCTGGCTGACCGCGCAGGAAATCGCTGACCTCAGGCTGGAAGGCTTTCCGACGTCAAAGCGTGGTGTACAGCTGATTGCAGCGCGCGAACACTGGGCGGATAGCCGGCTTGCCCGCAAGCGCGAAGGCAGGGAAGGGGGCGGTGGGCTTGAGTACCACATGAACCTTCTGCCCCATACGCAGCGGCTCGATTATGCCGCTACCTTTGTGCTGATCGAGCAACAAGACTATTGCACAGAAACCAGCCGGAACCTGACCACGCGAGAGCGCAACACGCGCGACGCCAAGCTGGTCGTGTTGAAAGTCGCCGATCGGTTCAAGAGAAGCTGCGAGCTGACCACAAGTCCGTCTGATGATCTCTTCGCGGAGCTCTATGAAGACGGTAAGGTTCCGGTACCCGAATGGGTCAGGCACCTGGTCAAACGCCTCTCCGGTCGCACGCTTGCCCGCTGGCGCAAGGACATGCGCACAGACATCAACCGGCTGGCGCACGATCCTTCCAAGGCGCGAAAAGGGACAGGCGTTCTCGACACGGCCGAAGGTGGGCAGCTGCGGGCCTACTGCCTGGCGCTCTATGTCTCCAACCAGTTTCTCAGCGCCAAACATATTCGCACCACGGCGATCGCGAAGTTCGGCGAAACGGTTCTGGTGGAAACGGCCAAGGGGCAGGTCCGCAAGAAAATGCCGCCTTTAAGGACGTTTCAAAACGCTCTTAAAACCTGGAAAGAGCAGGACAGAAACGCGCTGCTCAAGATCACCGACCCAGACGCTTACAAGTCCAGGGTCCGGTTTGCGGCTTCCGGCGCCAACCGTGTCGATCGGCTCAACGAGCGCTGGGAGATCGATGCCTCGCCCTCCGATGTCATGACCACGGACGGGCGCATGAACATCTATGTTGCGATCGATCTTTATTCCCGGCGCACCATCATTCTCGTCACCAGCACGCCGCGGGCCTCCGCCGTTGGCCTCTTGATCCGCAAATGCCTCATTGCCTGGGGCGTGCCGGAACTGATCAAGACCGACAACGGCTCGGATTTTGCCGCCCATGCAACGGTTCGGTTGCTGGATGCCCTTGGCATCGAGCAGGATTTTTCGGCGCCCTATTCGCCTGAGCAAAAGGGAACAGTCGAGCGGGTGATAGGCACCTTCCAGCGCGATTGCGCCGCAACCCTTCCCGGGTTTGTCGGCCATTCGGTTGCTGACCGCAAAATCATCGAAGCGCGCAAGGCGTTCTCAGCGCGGCTCGGCACGGACGATGCCAAGCTCTTCAACGTCACGCTTTCCGCATTGGAGCTGCAACGCGAAGCGGATCGATGGGCTGAGGAGCAATACGCTCACACACCGCATGAAGGCCTGAAGCGCAAGACGCCGTTTGAAGTCGCTGCCCGCTGGTCCGGGCCCATTCGGGCTGTCGGAGATCTGGCAGCTCTCGACGTTCTGCTGGCGCCGGTCGCCGGCCAGGATGGCAAGCGCCGTGTCACCAATCAGGGCATTCGGATCGACGGTGAATTCTATTACACCGGCGATGTCATGCCCGGCCGGGATGTTCTTGTCCGCCACGACCTTGAAGATCTCGGCCGGGTCTGGCTCTTTGAGCCCGATGGAGAAACCTATCTCGGCCAGGCGGTCAACCCGGCGCTTGCTGGTCTCGACCCGGCTGCAACAATCGCTCAGGTCCGCGCCAAACAAAAAGCGCTTGAAGATGGCGCGCTCGCCGACATTCGCAAACAGAAGCGATTGATCACGCCGCGCACCGTTGCCGAAGCACAGCGCGCTGCCTACCAGTCCAACGCCGACATCCTGAGCTTCCCGAAACTCACCGAAAAACATGAGACGGCAAAAACACAGGCTGCGGCTGCCGTGAAGGCAAAGCGCGCACCCAAGCCGCTGTCTGAAGCCGAGCAGAAGATGATGGCTCAGCTGGGCACTTCATCCGCTCGCTCAGCCAAGGTGCAGCCCATCCGACAGAAAGAAACTGCAGAAGATCGTTTTGGTCGCGCCAAGCGCTTCGAGGCGCGGATCACCAAGGGCGAGTCCTTAAGTGATCAGGACGCTCTCTGGCTCACCGGATATCAGGCCGGCCCTGAATATCGAGCGCGGAACCTTCTCTGGCAGGAGGATCAAAGCCGCGAAGGCCGTGTACCGCCCGCGTAG
- a CDS encoding AAA family ATPase, whose protein sequence is MTNADPAVNRVPSAGGLAALKNVARCLTLVETLRSRGPHLPGLGVFHGYSGYGKTYAALYVQNITGALRVEVGDSWTKKSLLQNILREANQEPRGTIAHMSECAIMALGDDFNRPLIIDEADKLADKGMLELVREIHEHSQAPIVLIGEEQLPGKILQVERVHNRVLDWVPAEPCDHEDARALANLFCPALSISDDLVDLLVEKSAGKARRIHVNLNRILEHARSTGEDSFSAGSFEQGWFFTGEPPRRIRRAA, encoded by the coding sequence ATGACGAATGCAGATCCTGCAGTCAATCGTGTGCCAAGCGCGGGCGGACTGGCCGCGCTCAAGAACGTTGCCCGCTGCCTGACCCTTGTCGAAACCCTGCGCTCCCGCGGGCCGCATTTGCCGGGCCTTGGTGTCTTCCACGGCTATTCCGGCTACGGCAAGACCTACGCCGCGCTTTATGTCCAGAACATCACCGGCGCGCTTCGGGTCGAGGTTGGCGACAGCTGGACCAAGAAATCCCTCCTGCAAAACATTCTGCGGGAAGCCAACCAGGAGCCCCGCGGCACAATCGCCCATATGAGCGAATGCGCCATCATGGCGCTCGGTGATGACTTCAACCGACCCCTAATCATCGATGAGGCAGACAAGCTGGCCGACAAGGGCATGCTGGAGCTTGTCCGAGAAATCCACGAGCACAGTCAGGCACCGATCGTGCTGATCGGAGAAGAGCAGCTGCCGGGGAAAATCCTCCAGGTGGAACGGGTTCACAATCGGGTCCTGGACTGGGTGCCGGCAGAGCCGTGCGATCACGAGGATGCCCGTGCCCTGGCGAACCTGTTCTGTCCTGCGCTTTCCATCTCCGATGACCTGGTTGACCTGCTTGTCGAGAAATCCGCCGGCAAGGCCCGGCGCATTCACGTCAATCTGAACCGGATCCTCGAACACGCCCGCAGCACCGGCGAAGACAGCTTTTCCGCGGGCTCCTTTGAACAGGGATGGTTCTTCACCGGCGAACCGCCGCGCCGCATTCGGAGGGCTGCGTGA
- a CDS encoding transcriptional regulator, with protein sequence MSTSSTMVQKAEAAWDGSPPDWIAELARLASAKGLNACAQRLGYSPTTISQTLGNKYPGDLTKVEEKVRGALMGSTVDCPVLGGIGRHICLDWQAKPRAVTNSTRSKVYRACRNGCPHSRLKGSHDA encoded by the coding sequence ATGAGCACTTCCTCGACCATGGTTCAAAAGGCGGAAGCTGCATGGGACGGCTCACCACCTGACTGGATTGCCGAGCTTGCCCGGCTGGCATCGGCCAAGGGCCTGAATGCCTGCGCGCAGCGGCTTGGCTATTCGCCGACCACCATCAGCCAGACGCTTGGCAACAAATATCCGGGGGATCTCACGAAGGTCGAGGAGAAGGTAAGGGGAGCTTTGATGGGCTCAACCGTCGACTGTCCGGTCCTCGGTGGGATCGGCCGGCACATTTGCCTCGACTGGCAAGCCAAACCCCGCGCCGTCACCAACTCGACCCGATCCAAAGTCTACCGCGCCTGCCGGAACGGCTGCCCGCACTCCCGCCTGAAAGGATCTCACGATGCTTAG
- a CDS encoding DUF3164 family protein, whose amino-acid sequence MSEPADGVEMINGQSYMRDAKGNLVPLENVKPQHKLEDETVRKIVGFAEELSAQISRFRNHTFADLLSLTALLAQEYDSQKGGKKGNTTFQTVDGCRKVQVQVSDFIDFGPEIQIAKSLIDECLNEWAADSRPEIRSIVTRAFNTDKEGQINKSEIFMLMRLEIEDARWQRAMTALKDAMRITGSKSYVRFYRRDQPDADWQAITIDLAKAA is encoded by the coding sequence ATGTCTGAGCCAGCTGACGGCGTCGAGATGATCAACGGCCAGTCCTATATGCGCGATGCCAAAGGCAACCTGGTGCCGCTGGAAAACGTCAAACCCCAGCACAAGCTGGAAGACGAGACCGTGCGCAAGATTGTCGGCTTTGCTGAAGAGCTGTCCGCGCAGATCAGCCGCTTCCGCAATCACACCTTTGCCGATCTCCTGAGCCTGACCGCACTGCTTGCCCAGGAATACGACTCCCAGAAGGGTGGCAAGAAAGGCAACACCACCTTCCAGACTGTCGACGGTTGCCGGAAGGTCCAGGTGCAGGTCTCCGACTTCATCGACTTCGGCCCGGAGATCCAGATCGCCAAGAGCCTGATCGACGAATGCCTGAATGAATGGGCCGCTGACAGCCGCCCGGAAATCCGCTCCATCGTCACCCGCGCCTTCAACACCGACAAGGAAGGTCAGATCAACAAATCAGAGATCTTCATGCTGATGCGGCTGGAGATCGAGGATGCGCGCTGGCAGCGGGCGATGACGGCTCTGAAAGATGCCATGCGGATCACTGGCTCCAAGAGCTATGTGCGTTTCTACCGGCGGGACCAGCCGGACGCGGACTGGCAGGCGATCACCATCGATCTGGCCAAGGCCGCATAG
- a CDS encoding gas vesicle protein V: MSRLANPEASELRETKALRERRDHLLRKADRARYRLHCRPDLTRQLQQATTDLLKHELQARRKPEPLGDAGVAGQPHRIPLP; the protein is encoded by the coding sequence ATGTCTCGCCTCGCCAACCCGGAAGCTTCTGAGTTGCGTGAGACCAAGGCTTTGCGCGAACGGCGTGATCATCTTTTGCGCAAGGCCGATCGGGCCCGCTACCGCCTGCACTGCCGGCCCGATCTGACCAGGCAATTGCAGCAGGCGACCACCGATCTTCTGAAACATGAACTTCAAGCCCGGCGCAAACCTGAGCCGCTCGGCGATGCTGGTGTCGCCGGTCAGCCCCACCGGATTCCATTGCCCTAA
- a CDS encoding regulatory protein GemA yields MTALAKIHVLKSKARLDDDTYRDILERETGKRSSKGMSEVEQLKVISALEAIAPKQVGQTVAGSYAKKLQALWIAGYNLGVVDNKSDKAMVAFLRRQTGLDHHRFLQDPQDANKAIDALKLWIRRETGNPDLFIRDQNQPALHNDHRFQVCSHIWSELVKRDRTPVSTLTAYLLERSGHTDVSQQTSADWISAMNALGTLLRTCQR; encoded by the coding sequence ATGACCGCACTCGCCAAGATCCATGTCCTGAAATCCAAAGCCCGGCTCGACGACGACACTTATCGCGACATCCTTGAACGGGAGACTGGCAAGCGGTCTTCCAAAGGCATGAGTGAGGTCGAGCAGCTAAAGGTGATTTCTGCTCTAGAGGCGATTGCGCCCAAGCAAGTCGGTCAGACGGTCGCCGGGTCTTATGCCAAGAAGCTGCAGGCGCTCTGGATTGCCGGCTATAATCTCGGGGTCGTCGACAACAAGTCCGACAAGGCGATGGTCGCATTCCTGCGCCGCCAGACCGGACTGGACCATCACCGGTTCCTGCAGGATCCACAAGATGCCAACAAAGCAATCGATGCCCTGAAACTCTGGATCCGCAGGGAAACCGGCAACCCTGATCTCTTCATCCGGGATCAGAACCAGCCGGCTCTTCACAACGACCACCGCTTCCAGGTGTGCAGTCACATTTGGTCGGAACTGGTCAAACGGGATCGCACGCCAGTCAGCACTCTGACGGCCTATCTTCTTGAGCGCAGCGGACACACCGACGTGTCTCAGCAAACATCCGCCGACTGGATATCTGCGATGAACGCCCTCGGCACTTTGCTCAGGACGTGTCAGCGGTGA
- a CDS encoding DUF3800 domain-containing protein, with the protein MAHFYLDDSKHHTRGFSLAAFAICETDPQAELTSVLRENGFDPSVYEFKSSAPIKDNPGQQRLRNHLKWFIRRNCKIAVCVVEGDGNIGPASLRLLQKAIAHKRFKGQRHEVYFDQGLFSSRQTAQRIASECVGLEKCSFHFEQDSRSVAGIQVADLVAHLCGTLLLDALGHIDKKVKIKNSGYPQDLDIELGFELWADLRYEFLSVAKPNPDDEFDMSVVAVEPHGLFIHESVGEPVAEAARKRFGEMYLGCIH; encoded by the coding sequence ATGGCGCATTTTTATCTAGACGACAGCAAGCATCACACACGAGGATTTTCCCTCGCGGCCTTCGCCATTTGTGAAACCGACCCACAGGCCGAACTAACCTCTGTTTTGCGTGAAAACGGGTTTGACCCATCTGTTTACGAGTTCAAGTCGTCTGCGCCGATTAAAGACAATCCCGGCCAACAGAGACTCCGTAATCACCTAAAATGGTTTATTCGGAGAAACTGCAAGATCGCTGTCTGCGTCGTCGAAGGGGACGGAAACATTGGTCCCGCTTCCCTACGTTTGCTTCAAAAAGCTATCGCGCACAAACGATTCAAAGGTCAGCGACACGAGGTCTATTTTGACCAAGGACTGTTTTCTTCAAGGCAAACGGCGCAGAGAATTGCAAGCGAGTGCGTGGGCCTGGAAAAATGCAGTTTTCATTTCGAGCAGGATTCAAGGTCCGTTGCGGGCATTCAAGTTGCTGATCTGGTCGCCCACTTATGCGGGACACTGCTTTTGGATGCGCTGGGGCATATCGATAAGAAGGTGAAGATCAAGAATTCAGGCTATCCGCAAGACCTGGATATCGAGTTGGGTTTCGAACTTTGGGCCGACTTACGCTATGAATTTTTGAGCGTAGCCAAGCCAAATCCTGACGATGAGTTTGATATGTCAGTTGTCGCTGTAGAGCCTCACGGCCTGTTCATTCACGAGAGCGTTGGTGAACCGGTTGCGGAAGCTGCGCGCAAGCGATTTGGCGAAATGTATCTCGGCTGCATCCACTGA